A section of the Oryza sativa Japonica Group chromosome 1, ASM3414082v1 genome encodes:
- the LOC4324338 gene encoding uncharacterized protein produces MGVWREGAGWCFCSGGGGGRSERVKAAIFSAKAAALAAVGGGHGGAGVLIHRNLLLTTHGNLPSAAAAEDAEALLGHARLAARLVPHRFFITSSILDLTIVGLDPAENETTLQAQQPHYLKTCCKPSLDHGSVVYLLGHTGKKELVIGEGKVVIGTDNLLKLSTDGVTWCPGSAGFDAQGNLAFMICDPMKLASSPTTRSSSTSSSSSHSSKKDHPMQFGVPISVVCDWLYQHWQGNLDEVSKPKLPLVRLMSSRSDHSSTSFTRRHVFKPADDENDDTSVSSQVTSKPKHQQASGNSANARISHDANPLVDLRANNEQGVSTPEIYESPRQSSCQGQKDAGSVQLLDINFPPSAPKTIFLPLPLKQMLSDENNADTSKPRNQSRDNGFPSGIIWHRNCEALSRDPPVAPLQDDCSSEGQSSSSPVELLEYRNEDHFSSEEETMYSAETMESRNIPSPREKHVGRSQSCVTYRRWSSPRMSTIQNGTLRKQHTLVPVRKSHSQNTSLPQRSHDYLSPTVSSAMKKRNSMEQQLPTKPRRSIAQTSPKWMF; encoded by the exons ATGGGGGtgtggagggagggggcgggGTGGTGCTTCTGCtcgggtgggggaggggggaggtcgGAGAGGGTCAAGGCGGCGATCTTctcggcgaaggcggcggcgctggcggccgtCGGCGGGGGGCACGGCGGGGCCGGCGTCCTGATCCACCGCAACCTGCTGCTCACCACGCACGGCAACctcccgtccgccgccgccgccgaggacgccGAGGCGCTGCTCGGCcacgcccgcctcgccgcccgcctcgtTCCACACAG ATTCTTCATTACCAGCTCAATTCTTGACCTTACAATAGTCGGCCTTGATCCTGCGGAGAATGAGACAACCTTGCAGGCTCAGCAACCTCACTACTTGAAAACATGCTGCAAACCAAGCCTAGATCATGGAAGTGTTGTTTACCTTCTGGGTCACACAGGAAAGAAGGAACTTGTGATTGGGGAGGGGAAGGTAGTGATTGGCACAGATAACCTCTTAAAGCTCTCCACGGATGGGGTGACATGGTGCCCTGGCTCTGCTGGTTTTGATGCCCAAGGGAATTTAGCCTTCATGATCTGTGACCCCATGAAGTTGGCTTCCTCCCCCACCACAAGGTCATCTTCTACATCCTCATCTTCATCACATTCATCAAAGAAAGATCACCCAATGCAATTTGGTGTCCCCATATCTGTAGTTTGCGATTGGCTCTATCAGCACTGGCAGGGCAACTTGGATGAAGTTAGCAAGCCAAAGCTGCCCCTTGTTAGATTGATGTCCAGCAGAAGTGATCATTCAAGCACCTCCTTCACTCGTCGCCATGTGTTCAAGCCTGCAGATGATGAGAACGACGATACATCGGTTTCTTCACAAGTAACTTCGAAGCCTAAACATCAGCAGGCGTCAGGAAACTCGGCCAATGCAAGGATATCACATGATGCGAACCCTCTGGTTGATCTGCGTGCAAACAATGAGCAAGGGGTTTCTACTCCAGAGATATATGAATCACCCCGACAAAGTTCTTGCCAAGGCCAGAAAGATGCTGGTTCAGTTCAACTTCTGGATATCAACTTCCCACCTAGTGCTCCCAAGACCATCTTTCTACCGCTGCCCCTGAAGCAAATGCTTTCTGATGAGAACAACGCAGATACGTCCAAGCCTAGAAACCAATCCAGAGACAATGGCTTTCCATCGGGGATAATATGGCACCGTAATTGTGAGGCTCTTTCAAGGGATCCTCCAGTAGCTCCTCTGCAGGATGATTGCAGCAGTGAAGGGCAGTCGAGCTCGTCACCTGTTGAGCTACTGGAGTATCGAAATGAAGACCACTTCAGTAGCGAGGAGGAAACAATGTACTCAGCGGAAACCATGGAGAGCAGGAACATTCCAAGCCCCAGGGAGAAGCACGTCGGGAGGAGCCAGAGTTGTGTAACCTACAGGAGGTGGAGCTCTCCAAGGATGTCGACAATACAGAACGGAACCTTAAGAAAGCAGCACACCCTGGTCCCTGTGCGCAAGAGTCACTCGCAGAACACGAGTCTGCCACAAAGGAGTCATGACTACCTGAGCCCAACAGTATCCTCGGCTATGAAGAAGAGAAACTCAATGGAACAGCAACTGCCCACGAAGCCCCGGCGGAGCATTGCTCAAACATCTCCAAAATGGATGTTCTGA